GCGGTCTCGCTCACGAAGTCCGACGCGGCCTCCTCGGTGGGGAACGCCGCGATCACCGTCGTCACCCGCACCCGAACCGGACCGGTCACATCGCTGGTGAGGGTCTGAAGGTCGATTCCGCGGAATGAACTGCCGCCGTACGTCGATTCGGTTGCGGGATAGACCGCCCCGACACAGCCCTTCTCAATGGACTTGTAGTTCCGCAGCCCGTTGGAATGGTCGGTGACCGTCAGCGACGGATTCCGCAGTCCCGGACCCGCGAAGATGCTGTTGAGCGAAGCCGGGTCGGGCTGCAGGGCCGCGAGGTCACCGGCTTCGACCGGAGCGGCGATGGCCGGTGCCGCAAGCAACAGCCCGGCCGCGGCGATACCGGCGGCGAATATGCCCAGGGTGTGCGAATTGCGCATGGAGAGCTGACCTTTCATCGACGTGGTTCGAGAGGGCTGGAGCTAGGCGAGGTTGCGAACAATCTGCGAACGCAAGCTGCGTCCCTTACCGCCAGGGTTGGTGTCGGTGCACAGTCGGACATCGACGACGTAGTTGCTCTTGGCCTGCAGCACCCGCTCGCAGCCGGCGGTGCCCTTCATGGGATTTGCGAACAGGGTGGCGAACAGCTCCAGTCCGCCCGCGGTGACGACCCCGGCCTTGACGTCGGAAGTCAGGCCGTTGGCGTATTCGGCGGTCAACGGAGTCCCCTTGCAGCTCTTCCAGATGGCGGCCTGATCGTTGAGGTAGGTCTGCGCGGCTTTGGCGTCGGGGAATTCGGCGACGGCCTGAACCACGTTGGGGTTCACCTCGCCACCGGGCTCCCGAAGGGTCTGCACGATGAAGTCGGTGTAGCCCGAGCCGTCGTAAGCCGCTGCCGAGCCGGGCGAATACACCGCCGTACAGTTCGACGGGGTGGTGGTCGGCGTGCTCAGGGGCTGGGTGCCGGATTCGGAACTGATTACCTGCATCGTGGTGTCCAGCCGCTGGCTGACCTCATCGGCGGGAACCAGCACGTCAGCCAGGTCCACGGCAGTGGGCGCGGCCTGCGCGATCGAGCCGTCCGCGAGCACCCCGATTAACGCCGCGGCCGAGACTGCCACCACTGGGGCTAGGTGAATTCGCATCGAAATCCATTCCGTTTCGCCGTGTTGAACTCCCCTACCGGCGGCTGGGGCTGACCGAATGTTATCCGGTGTTCCGCGCCGAGACCCCTCCGTTGGAGTCCGCAATGTGGTTCCATCGATAACCGAACCGATCGACCCAACGTTAAGGACGTGCAATGCAACGGGACGACACCGACCGGAGAATCGGTTACCTTGCGCTCGCAATCGCGACCTGCGCCGCGGGGGCGCTGACGGTACTGCCCGCCCTGGCCTCGGCAACCCCGGGCGCGCCGGGCATCGACGACACCACCCCCTCCGCGGACGTCGACCTGGCCGCTCTCCAGCTGACCTCGGCAGAGGCGTCGCCCATCGTCAAGTGGCCATCGGATCCGCCCGCCGAGTTGACGGTGTACAAGACCGCGACCTCGCCGATCACCGGCGCGGCCAGCACCTCCGATTCGCAATGCGCCAGCGCGGTCTATGCCGGCCTGGACAAGACCTACGACGGCACTGGCTATACCGGCCTGAACTACCAAGAGCTCACCGGATTCGGTTCCAAGAACAGCTATTCGGTGATCTCGGTGGCCTCCAGCTACAACGACGAACACGCCGCGGCCAACATGGTGGCCAACACCATTCAGAACTGGACCGACTGCAGCCGCAAGAAGGTGACCGGCGACCTCAGCGGCTCCACGCAGACCCGAACCGTCAACAACGTGGTCTCCACCACCGACGACATCTACCTGGTCAACAACATCACCGACGACGGCGGCGCCTGCTCGCACGCCATGACGTCGCAGGGCAACGTCGTAGTCGAGGTGTCGGCATGTCGATCCAACATCGGTCTGGTCAAGCAGAGCCTTCAACTGGCCAACAAGATGCTGGTCAAGCTGCCGTGACGCTCCGACTTATCGCCGGCTGGTGTGTCGGGCTGGCCGCGCTGACCCTCTCCGGCTGTGCCGGGGACGACCCCGACCAGGACAGCGCCGCCACGGTTGCGCCGGCGGCGGCCGCGGCGGCCCCCAGCGTCCAACCGGATCCGACGGCGCCCGCCGCTCCGGCCGGTGAGCCAACTGGACAGCCCGCAGCAACCCCGACTCCGGCGGCGGCCGCCGGGCCGCGCTTGGTGACACCGGGCAAGCTTGGCGCTCTGCTGGTTCCGATCGAGGAGCTCAACAACGTCGTCAGTGCAAAGCTGGGATTCGAAACAGTGTTCACCAGGCCCGGTGCGCCGGCCGGCGGCCTGGGCGACAAAGCCGGCTGCGCGGTGTTGTTCGGCTCCAACACCGACACCTACGCAGGCGAATACACCGCCTTCCGGCGCCAGAGCGTGCGGGACGGCGAGGACAGCTCGCAACATTTCGTCGCCCAGGAAGTGGCCGCCTTCGCCGATGTCGCCACCGCGGCCGCGAACTTCGGCCAAACCTTCGACAAGAAGACCCTGGCCGGTTGTGACGGTGCCGTGGTGCATCGCCAGGGTGACGACGACCGCATCACCTGGCGGCTCAAGCTGACCGACATCACTGCCGACACCGCCCGATGGACGCTGGACCAGTACGCCGACGGCAAGCCCAACGACTGGACCTGTGCGCATGAGGCGCGGACCCGCAGCAACGTCGAATTCACGGTGACCGTATGCCAATTCGGCAACGCGGCACCGGCTGCGACAGCGATCGGAAATCAGATCAACGACTGGATTCCCCACCCGTGACCGGCATGCGAGGAAAGGCGGCAGCGATGAAGGCACCGCAGGGACTGCTTCTCGGGATAGGCGTCATGTGCCTTGGCACACTGGTCGCCGGGCTCCTTCCAGTTGCCGCGGCCGACTCAGGCGAAGCCACTGTACCTGCGGGCAAGGTCGAGTCACTGTTGTTGACCCCGACCGCGGTTGGCGACATCGTCGGGGTCACGTTCGACTGGGAGAAAGCCAACCGGCGGCCTTACAAATCCGACGACCTCGGCGAGCACTCGGCGTGCGCCATGCTGACCGGTCCCGATGTCGAAACTTTCGGCCGCGACTACACCGGTTACCGGTTCCGCGCCGACCGCGACGACGCCGAGAACTGGGAGTTCACCGTCCAGCAGCGCGTGGCAACCTACGCGGACGCCGCCACGGCGACGCAGACCTTCCAGAAGGTGTTCACCAAGGCCGCGATGGCCAAGTGCAACGGCGTCATCGCCACCATCAAGGACAACACTGATGCCCAGTGGCGGTTCAGGATTCAGACGGTGACGCCGACGTCGGCGCGGTGGGTGGAGGACCAGTTGTCCGACCAGCAGCCGATCGGCTACAGCTGCTCGGACGTCGCCGGGGTGGCCCGCAACGTGCTCTACAGCATCAAGGTGTGTCAGTACGGCAACGGCGGGCCCGCCGCGGCCACCATCGCCGAACGCGTCACCAGTCAGGTCGCCGGCGTACGCGCCTGATACGCGCGGCGACTGAAGGATCCATGGCCCCGAACAAAGTCACGCAACGCATCTCAGCGCTGGGCCCCTGGCTGCGCGGTGAGCTCAAACGACGCAAGTTGCGTCAACTGCGGACATTCACCGCCGGCGTGATCCTGGCCGTTGCCGGCCTGTTCGGCGGGCTGGACACGGTCGACGCCGGCCCCAGCGTCTTTGCGGCCGACGAAGCGCACAGCGACGGTGAGTTCACCCTGACCATCGCCCGCGCTTCGGTGGTCAACGAACTGCGCGCCGGTCGGCGGATCATCGCACCGGCCCAACCCGGCCATCGCTATCTGGGTGTGGTGAGCACGGTCCGCAACGACGGCACCATTCCCGGCC
The window above is part of the Mycolicibacter sp. MU0102 genome. Proteins encoded here:
- a CDS encoding sensor domain-containing protein, whose amino-acid sequence is MVAVSAAALIGVLADGSIAQAAPTAVDLADVLVPADEVSQRLDTTMQVISSESGTQPLSTPTTTPSNCTAVYSPGSAAAYDGSGYTDFIVQTLREPGGEVNPNVVQAVAEFPDAKAAQTYLNDQAAIWKSCKGTPLTAEYANGLTSDVKAGVVTAGGLELFATLFANPMKGTAGCERVLQAKSNYVVDVRLCTDTNPGGKGRSLRSQIVRNLA
- a CDS encoding sensor domain-containing protein; translation: MTLRLIAGWCVGLAALTLSGCAGDDPDQDSAATVAPAAAAAAPSVQPDPTAPAAPAGEPTGQPAATPTPAAAAGPRLVTPGKLGALLVPIEELNNVVSAKLGFETVFTRPGAPAGGLGDKAGCAVLFGSNTDTYAGEYTAFRRQSVRDGEDSSQHFVAQEVAAFADVATAAANFGQTFDKKTLAGCDGAVVHRQGDDDRITWRLKLTDITADTARWTLDQYADGKPNDWTCAHEARTRSNVEFTVTVCQFGNAAPAATAIGNQINDWIPHP
- a CDS encoding sensor domain-containing protein: MKAPQGLLLGIGVMCLGTLVAGLLPVAAADSGEATVPAGKVESLLLTPTAVGDIVGVTFDWEKANRRPYKSDDLGEHSACAMLTGPDVETFGRDYTGYRFRADRDDAENWEFTVQQRVATYADAATATQTFQKVFTKAAMAKCNGVIATIKDNTDAQWRFRIQTVTPTSARWVEDQLSDQQPIGYSCSDVAGVARNVLYSIKVCQYGNGGPAAATIAERVTSQVAGVRA
- a CDS encoding sensor domain-containing protein, which gives rise to MRNSHTLGIFAAGIAAAGLLLAAPAIAAPVEAGDLAALQPDPASLNSIFAGPGLRNPSLTVTDHSNGLRNYKSIEKGCVGAVYPATESTYGGSSFRGIDLQTLTSDVTGPVRVRVTTVIAAFPTEEAASDFVSETAQSWQNCAGDQVNLTLPGQDDEQWYVQTPAEAGDGFAVRTNRVSDHSTCSHVITGKSNAAIEVLVCSSGIVSDQALKVADQVRAGIIG
- a CDS encoding sensor domain-containing protein, which produces MQRDDTDRRIGYLALAIATCAAGALTVLPALASATPGAPGIDDTTPSADVDLAALQLTSAEASPIVKWPSDPPAELTVYKTATSPITGAASTSDSQCASAVYAGLDKTYDGTGYTGLNYQELTGFGSKNSYSVISVASSYNDEHAAANMVANTIQNWTDCSRKKVTGDLSGSTQTRTVNNVVSTTDDIYLVNNITDDGGACSHAMTSQGNVVVEVSACRSNIGLVKQSLQLANKMLVKLP